Proteins encoded together in one Prevotella scopos JCM 17725 window:
- the lpxK gene encoding tetraacyldisaccharide 4'-kinase produces MEGDHIKINKWLLPFSWLYGLGVRLRNELFELNILKSRQFDIPVISVGNITVGGSGKTPHVEYLIRLLKDKMKVAVLSRGYKRKSRGYVLANENTPMREIGDEPYQMKTKFPDIRVAVDKKRCEGIDRLTSDEETKDTDVILLDDAFQHRYVHPGINILLVDYHRLIIYDKLLPAGRLREPLSGKNRADIVIITKCPKSLNPIDYRVLSKAMELYPFQQLYFTTLDYCDLEPIFNKGRNIPLTEIRGKNILLLAGIMSPKQLELDLNSFTGNNALTTLSFPDHHAFTTKDIHRINETFAKMPEPKLIVTTEKDKARLIDIDKLSDEVKENIYALPIKVSFMLDKEESFNQKIISYVRKNSRNSILAKREDDHKSKDSHHSGHRSRTISFRDN; encoded by the coding sequence ATGGAAGGAGACCACATTAAAATAAATAAATGGCTGTTGCCTTTCAGCTGGCTCTATGGGCTGGGAGTAAGATTGCGCAATGAGTTATTTGAACTGAATATTCTCAAATCCAGACAGTTTGATATTCCAGTCATATCTGTTGGTAACATTACTGTGGGTGGTTCAGGAAAAACTCCCCACGTAGAATATCTTATCCGATTGCTGAAGGATAAGATGAAGGTGGCTGTCCTCTCACGCGGCTATAAACGTAAAAGTCGTGGATATGTGTTGGCGAATGAAAACACTCCTATGCGTGAGATTGGTGACGAACCTTATCAAATGAAAACAAAATTCCCTGACATTCGTGTTGCTGTTGATAAGAAACGCTGTGAAGGAATAGATCGGCTAACATCTGATGAAGAAACAAAAGATACAGATGTTATTCTCTTAGATGATGCTTTTCAGCACCGATATGTGCATCCAGGTATCAACATTCTGTTAGTTGATTATCACCGACTTATCATCTATGACAAACTTCTTCCTGCAGGAAGACTACGTGAGCCACTCTCTGGAAAGAATCGTGCAGATATTGTTATCATCACGAAGTGCCCAAAGAGTCTTAACCCAATAGACTATCGTGTGCTGAGTAAGGCAATGGAACTCTACCCTTTCCAGCAGCTTTATTTTACCACATTAGACTATTGTGACTTGGAACCTATCTTCAATAAAGGAAGAAATATACCACTCACAGAGATAAGAGGAAAAAACATCTTATTGCTTGCAGGCATCATGTCACCAAAGCAGTTGGAGTTGGATTTGAATTCCTTCACAGGTAACAACGCGCTAACAACGCTCTCCTTCCCCGACCATCATGCATTCACTACAAAAGATATTCATCGTATTAATGAAACCTTTGCTAAAATGCCTGAGCCAAAATTGATTGTCACAACAGAGAAAGATAAGGCTCGACTTATCGATATAGACAAATTATCAGACGAAGTAAAAGAAAATATTTATGCGCTTCCTATTAAAGTGAGTTTTATGCTTGACAAGGAAGAGTCATTCAATCAAAAAATAATATCCTATGTACGAAAAAATTCAAGAAACAGCATCTTGGCTAAAAGAGAGGATGACCACAAGTCCAAAGACAGCCATCATTCTGGGCACAGGTCTCGGACAATTAGCTTCAGAGATAACTGA
- a CDS encoding purine-nucleoside phosphorylase: protein MTTSPKTAIILGTGLGQLASEITDSYAFSYQDIPNFPVSTVEGHAGSLIFGRLGGKDIMAMKGRFHFYEGYDMKDVTFPIRVMHELGIETLFVSNASGGMNPSFKIGDLMIITDHINMFPEHPLRGRNFPTGPRFPDMHEAYDHKLVELADSIAKEKNIEVQHGVYMGVQGPTFETPAEYRMYHKMGGDAVGMSTVPEVIVARHSGIKVFGISVITDLGGFDVPVKVSHEEVQEAANAAQPRMTEIMREMIKRS, encoded by the coding sequence ATGACCACAAGTCCAAAGACAGCCATCATTCTGGGCACAGGTCTCGGACAATTAGCTTCAGAGATAACTGATAGTTACGCGTTTTCTTATCAAGATATACCTAATTTCCCTGTTTCTACAGTAGAAGGACATGCAGGAAGTCTTATCTTTGGAAGACTTGGAGGTAAGGATATCATGGCTATGAAAGGGCGATTCCACTTCTATGAGGGATATGACATGAAGGATGTTACATTCCCAATTCGTGTAATGCACGAGTTAGGTATCGAAACATTGTTTGTTTCAAATGCTTCTGGAGGTATGAATCCATCATTCAAGATTGGTGACCTTATGATTATTACTGATCATATCAATATGTTCCCAGAACATCCGCTACGTGGTCGTAACTTCCCAACAGGTCCACGTTTCCCTGATATGCACGAGGCATACGATCATAAGTTAGTAGAATTGGCAGACTCTATTGCTAAAGAAAAAAATATTGAGGTTCAACACGGAGTTTACATGGGTGTACAAGGTCCTACCTTTGAAACACCTGCAGAATATCGTATGTACCACAAGATGGGAGGTGATGCTGTTGGTATGAGTACCGTACCAGAGGTTATTGTCGCTCGCCATAGTGGTATTAAGGTATTTGGTATCAGTGTAATTACTGATCTTGGTGGCTTTGATGTTCCCGTAAAGGTTAGCCATGAAGAGGTTCAGGAGGCAGCTAATGCTGCACAGCCACGTATGACAGAGATTATGCGTGAGATGATTAAACGCTCATAA
- a CDS encoding thiamine-phosphate kinase, producing MEIKDLGEFGLINRLTKDIQVTNVSTIKGVGDDAAVLRYSDRETLVSSQMFMEGVHFDLTYIDMEHLGYKVAMVTMSNIFAMNGQPRQLIVSLGLGKRFKVEDLDLFYAGLKEACTKWDIDIIGGDTTSSYTGLAINITCIGEAAKDDIIYRSGANETDLICVTGDLGAAYMGLQLLEREKTVYFQQVQEYNNKVKEAQANKDEKRLEALRRERAVIEDFQPDFVGKEYLIDRQLKPEARGYVLTQLRQAGIHPTSLIDISDGLATALKHICEKSHCGCRIYEKNIPIDYQTAATCEEFNMNLTTAALNGGEDYELLFTVPIGDHEKIDKIENIRQIGYITKENLGTYLIARDGNEFALKAQGWPITKEK from the coding sequence ATGGAAATAAAAGACCTTGGAGAATTCGGCTTAATCAACCGACTTACAAAAGATATACAAGTTACAAATGTATCGACCATTAAAGGAGTTGGTGATGATGCAGCTGTCTTGCGTTATTCAGATAGAGAGACGCTCGTTTCTTCACAGATGTTTATGGAGGGTGTGCACTTCGATTTAACCTACATAGATATGGAGCATTTGGGATACAAAGTTGCAATGGTAACGATGAGTAATATCTTTGCCATGAACGGTCAGCCACGACAACTAATTGTTTCATTGGGCCTAGGTAAACGTTTTAAGGTAGAAGATCTTGATCTATTCTATGCAGGACTTAAAGAAGCATGTACCAAATGGGACATAGATATAATAGGAGGTGATACAACTTCTTCATATACAGGTCTTGCTATTAATATCACTTGTATTGGTGAAGCAGCAAAGGACGATATCATCTATCGCAGCGGAGCAAATGAAACTGATCTCATCTGTGTAACAGGTGATCTAGGTGCAGCTTATATGGGCTTACAGTTACTTGAACGTGAAAAAACAGTTTACTTTCAACAAGTTCAAGAGTATAATAATAAGGTAAAAGAAGCACAGGCTAATAAAGATGAAAAACGTCTTGAGGCTTTGCGTAGAGAACGTGCAGTTATTGAAGATTTTCAGCCTGATTTTGTTGGGAAAGAATATCTTATTGATCGTCAGCTAAAACCTGAAGCACGTGGCTATGTTCTCACCCAACTTCGCCAAGCTGGAATACACCCTACTTCATTGATAGATATCTCTGATGGTTTAGCGACCGCTTTAAAGCATATTTGCGAAAAAAGTCACTGCGGTTGTAGAATTTATGAAAAAAATATTCCTATTGATTATCAAACTGCAGCAACATGTGAGGAGTTCAATATGAATCTTACAACAGCCGCTTTAAATGGAGGAGAAGACTATGAACTTCTTTTTACAGTTCCTATCGGTGACCATGAGAAGATTGATAAGATAGAGAATATCAGACAGATAGGTTATATAACAAAAGAAAACTTAGGAACATATCTTATAGCTCGAGATGGTAACGAGTTCGCATTAAAGGCACAAGGTTGGCCTATCACCAAGGAAAAATAA
- a CDS encoding IS1634 family transposase, with protein sequence MHANVQTRFNPATGDMAPFYRIKESYRDVQGHVHSLILLNIGFEPSLTAVQVRKIAYALTERFKNRSTPSLFKEHLDGLTPIEQVKADEWWSRMENEGGIDRFNKEEQKSLRKYENYVDLETAKYTNARNVGAEWLCKQTIDKLQLEDFLRKNGWTENTIHTALSALIVRTVYAVSERSSYYYLRDNSAAGELYSGVPGWTPGINSLYKVTDKLYELKEQLERHLCNVTDDLFNIDNKLMLFDLTNFYFEGSKRNSNKAKFGRSKEKRSDCKLLVLALCINKEGFIRYSSILEGNTADPKSLLNMIDTLAKRSPSRTKDTLVVMDAGVATEENLELIKRKGYNYLCVSRTKMKDYTLSDDNKSVTVMDARRQKITLKEVKTEDDKDYYLEITSPSKAMTESSMNRVWRERFEMELKRINDGISKKGGTKTYEKVVERTGRAIQKYPSIAKFYQISYIKEEKKPKQMLRVDWEIKDLSEMESGHGVYFLRSNIRTLSERVTWEYYNLIREIECTNRQLKNDLNLRPIYHQKDERSDAHLFFGLLAYWVVNTIRCQLKREGESCYWTEIVRRMSTQKLVTTKGKNPLGENIEMRQCSSPSKQAKQIYDKLNLKHSPFKKNKICRTQSP encoded by the coding sequence ATGCACGCAAATGTACAGACACGATTCAACCCTGCAACAGGCGACATGGCTCCTTTTTATCGCATTAAGGAGTCATATCGTGACGTGCAGGGTCATGTACATTCGCTAATTCTGTTGAACATCGGGTTCGAACCTTCACTTACAGCCGTACAGGTTCGAAAAATTGCATACGCACTTACCGAACGCTTCAAAAACAGAAGTACACCCTCGCTTTTCAAGGAACATCTTGACGGACTTACTCCTATTGAACAGGTAAAGGCTGATGAATGGTGGAGCCGTATGGAGAACGAAGGTGGAATTGATAGGTTTAACAAGGAAGAGCAGAAGTCGCTGAGAAAATATGAGAACTACGTTGACCTTGAGACGGCAAAATATACTAACGCAAGGAATGTCGGTGCTGAGTGGCTCTGCAAGCAGACGATAGACAAACTGCAATTAGAGGATTTCCTGCGCAAAAACGGCTGGACGGAGAATACAATACACACAGCTTTGTCTGCATTGATTGTTCGCACAGTATATGCTGTTTCTGAACGTTCGTCTTATTATTATTTGCGTGATAACTCGGCTGCTGGTGAACTTTATAGTGGAGTTCCTGGCTGGACACCAGGAATCAATTCTCTGTATAAAGTCACTGACAAATTATATGAACTAAAGGAACAGTTAGAGCGTCATCTGTGCAACGTTACTGACGATCTCTTTAATATAGACAACAAGTTGATGCTCTTCGACTTAACCAACTTCTATTTCGAGGGCAGCAAGCGTAACAGCAACAAGGCCAAGTTCGGCCGATCAAAAGAAAAACGCTCTGACTGTAAGCTACTTGTACTTGCACTATGTATCAATAAAGAAGGTTTTATACGTTATTCTTCTATCTTGGAGGGTAATACAGCAGACCCTAAGTCTCTGCTCAATATGATTGATACGTTAGCAAAGAGGAGTCCATCACGGACAAAAGATACGCTCGTTGTCATGGATGCAGGTGTTGCCACGGAAGAGAACTTGGAGCTGATCAAAAGAAAAGGTTACAATTATCTCTGCGTATCCCGTACAAAGATGAAGGACTATACGCTCAGTGATGATAACAAGAGTGTTACGGTAATGGATGCCCGTCGGCAGAAAATAACGCTGAAAGAGGTTAAGACAGAAGATGATAAGGATTATTATCTCGAAATAACATCTCCTTCGAAAGCTATGACAGAGTCGTCTATGAACAGGGTCTGGAGAGAGCGTTTTGAGATGGAACTGAAGAGAATAAACGATGGAATCTCCAAGAAAGGTGGAACAAAAACCTATGAAAAGGTTGTTGAACGTACAGGACGTGCCATACAGAAGTACCCATCTATAGCGAAGTTCTATCAGATAAGCTACATAAAAGAAGAGAAGAAACCCAAGCAGATGCTGCGCGTAGACTGGGAGATAAAAGACCTCTCTGAAATGGAGTCCGGTCACGGAGTCTACTTCCTCCGCAGCAATATCAGGACACTTTCTGAGCGTGTGACATGGGAATACTACAATCTCATTCGTGAGATAGAATGCACGAACAGGCAACTAAAGAATGACCTCAACCTCCGTCCTATCTATCATCAGAAAGATGAGCGAAGCGACGCACACCTCTTCTTCGGTTTATTAGCCTATTGGGTGGTAAACACCATCCGCTGTCAATTAAAACGAGAAGGAGAATCCTGTTACTGGACCGAGATTGTACGACGTATGAGCACCCAGAAGCTCGTCACAACAAAAGGGAAGAATCCATTAGGTGAGAACATCGAGATGCGCCAATGTAGTAGTCCTTCGAAGCAAGCAAAACAGATATACGATAAGTTGAACTTAAAACACTCACCATTCAAAAAGAATAAAATTTGTAGGACACAGAGTCCATAA
- a CDS encoding DDE transposase → MKIQKISDITPTLPFTEFDFLQSYRDSFAKSELGRIHSQLPLKELAAACTSRSHKSKRGKKPLFSCEGEIALMFLKSYTGLSDDGLIEMLNGSIHMQMFCDALIDPSCPIRDGKIVSAIRNRLARLLDIDSLQGILYAKWKDSLKDKDLCLTDATCYESYLRFPTDIKLLWECCHWLHKLLVSECKHLSERVPRSKYNDVDKARLAYAKQRKHTASSTRKLRRRLLKLLSKLLSQWYRLCKLYSPCISLSAEQEKRLSAIRAVFRQQSALFSGKEVRHRIVSIDRPYLRPIVRGKENKRVEFGAKVNNIQIDGISFIEHHSFEAFNEGVRLKQCVEYQESLTGVKVKRVGADSIYANNANRTMCTEKGITTCFVRKGPKPKEESECLRTARKIIGNLRATVMEGSFGNQKQHYAVGRIKARNMFSETLLLFFGIHTANAAILAARLMARDMKKVA, encoded by the coding sequence GTGAAGATACAAAAAATTTCTGATATAACACCAACTTTGCCCTTTACAGAGTTTGATTTTTTACAGAGCTATCGTGACAGCTTTGCAAAAAGCGAACTTGGACGTATCCATTCCCAGCTCCCACTTAAGGAGTTGGCAGCAGCATGTACGAGTCGTAGCCATAAGAGCAAGCGGGGCAAAAAGCCTCTTTTTTCGTGTGAGGGAGAAATAGCCCTGATGTTCCTCAAGTCATACACAGGTCTGTCTGACGATGGCTTGATAGAGATGCTTAACGGAAGCATCCACATGCAGATGTTCTGTGACGCTCTGATAGACCCTTCCTGTCCCATCAGGGATGGAAAGATTGTAAGCGCCATACGCAACCGTCTTGCCCGTCTTCTTGACATAGACAGCCTTCAGGGCATATTGTACGCCAAATGGAAAGACAGCCTCAAGGACAAGGACCTATGCCTGACGGATGCGACCTGTTATGAGAGCTACCTGCGCTTCCCGACAGACATCAAGCTACTCTGGGAGTGTTGCCATTGGCTTCACAAGCTGCTCGTCTCCGAGTGTAAGCACCTGTCGGAGCGTGTTCCGAGGAGCAAGTATAATGATGTTGACAAGGCTAGGCTTGCATACGCCAAGCAGCGCAAGCACACAGCATCATCCACGCGAAAGCTCAGGAGAAGACTTCTGAAACTGCTCTCCAAACTTCTTTCTCAGTGGTACCGTCTTTGCAAATTGTATAGCCCTTGTATCAGCCTGTCGGCAGAACAGGAAAAGCGTCTATCCGCCATACGTGCCGTATTCCGCCAACAGTCAGCCTTGTTTTCAGGCAAGGAAGTCAGGCACCGTATTGTCAGCATCGACCGCCCCTACCTCCGTCCCATTGTTAGGGGCAAGGAAAACAAGCGTGTGGAGTTTGGGGCAAAGGTCAACAACATACAGATTGACGGCATATCATTCATAGAACACCACAGCTTTGAGGCTTTCAACGAGGGTGTTCGTCTTAAGCAATGTGTTGAGTATCAGGAATCTCTGACGGGGGTCAAAGTTAAGCGTGTCGGTGCCGATTCCATATATGCCAACAATGCCAACCGAACAATGTGTACGGAAAAAGGCATAACCACCTGTTTCGTCAGAAAAGGTCCCAAGCCCAAAGAAGAATCAGAATGTCTCAGGACGGCGAGAAAGATTATTGGAAACCTCAGGGCCACTGTAATGGAGGGCAGCTTCGGGAATCAGAAACAGCACTATGCCGTTGGGCGCATCAAGGCACGTAACATGTTCAGCGAAACATTACTGCTCTTCTTCGGAATCCATACGGCTAATGCCGCCATTCTTGCCGCAAGGCTGATGGCCAGGGACATGAAGAAGGTGGCTTGA
- a CDS encoding HAD family hydrolase: MTEISLIAFDADDTLWGSQTYFNTMEKVYCEILAPYASAAEVSHALRATEQANIPLLGYGSKAFMLSLIENAVKISHGNVKGNDIGQIVEVSKELLRLPGHPFDGVKATLKKVRDTGRYRMIVFTKGELLDQENKFQRSGLRPYFDDIVIVSEKTSDAYRRLCKQFGVKSGQLLTVGDSFTEDIEPALKIGAWAVHIPNYMDNKDTDYLHKIHQRMLRLPTFSGLTNFLCPVPRLVDESKLS, encoded by the coding sequence ATGACGGAGATTTCACTTATAGCATTTGATGCTGACGATACATTGTGGGGTAGTCAGACCTACTTTAATACAATGGAAAAAGTATACTGTGAGATTCTTGCCCCTTATGCTTCTGCTGCTGAAGTGTCTCATGCTCTCCGCGCCACTGAACAGGCCAACATACCACTTCTTGGTTATGGAAGTAAGGCTTTCATGTTATCACTAATAGAGAATGCGGTCAAAATCAGTCACGGAAATGTAAAGGGAAATGACATCGGACAAATCGTTGAGGTTAGCAAGGAGTTGTTACGACTACCTGGGCACCCTTTTGATGGTGTTAAAGCAACTCTTAAAAAAGTTCGTGACACAGGTAGATACCGAATGATTGTGTTTACAAAAGGAGAATTACTTGACCAGGAAAACAAGTTTCAACGTTCGGGATTACGACCATACTTTGATGACATTGTTATCGTATCAGAAAAAACATCTGATGCCTACAGACGACTTTGTAAACAGTTTGGCGTAAAATCAGGACAATTACTTACGGTTGGTGATTCTTTTACAGAAGATATTGAGCCTGCACTTAAAATAGGAGCATGGGCTGTTCACATACCTAATTATATGGACAATAAAGATACTGATTATCTACATAAGATACATCAACGTATGTTAAGATTACCCACGTTTTCCGGGCTAACAAATTTTCTATGTCCTGTTCCAAGACTGGTTGATGAAAGCAAACTTTCCTGA
- a CDS encoding ISL3 family transposase, translating to MNTSIMQNALGVSQQACQNLRYEGNNLVLEIQTPKEKLCCPVCGSHNINRNGSHIRRFVSVPIGLSKTYIDMRVQRIQCHDCGCIKQENVAFAKGKRRHTIAFANMVLDLSRFATIQDISWFLQVSWDVVRNIQMEFLQSNYSNPDLSTLRRISIDEFATHNGHVYKTIVVDLDNGHIVYVGDVNGKNALDGFWDRLGKDKEHIQAVCTDLSAAYTRSVSEHLPNAALVVAHFHVTKLMNEKLDLLRRQLWHVEKDVNKRKVIKGTRWLLLRNGNDIFDYAHRNRLENALSLNRPLMIAYYLKEDLKEIWNQCSKQKAKAVLDEWVKQAIESKIQPLMKMASTIRAYKTYILAWYDHYITNGTIEGINNKIKVLKRQIYGFRNEEYCKLRLYALHDRRLRI from the coding sequence ATGAATACCAGCATAATGCAAAACGCCTTAGGCGTCTCCCAACAAGCTTGTCAGAATCTGCGCTACGAAGGTAATAACTTAGTTTTAGAAATCCAAACTCCAAAGGAAAAACTTTGCTGTCCTGTATGTGGGAGTCATAATATTAATCGTAACGGCAGTCATATTCGTCGCTTTGTAAGTGTTCCTATAGGTCTGAGCAAGACTTATATAGACATGCGTGTACAGCGTATTCAATGTCACGACTGTGGCTGTATCAAACAAGAAAACGTCGCCTTTGCGAAAGGGAAACGCCGGCACACAATAGCCTTTGCGAATATGGTTCTTGACTTGTCTCGCTTTGCTACAATCCAGGACATATCATGGTTTCTTCAGGTATCTTGGGATGTAGTGCGTAATATACAGATGGAGTTTCTGCAGTCGAATTACTCCAACCCAGACCTTTCTACTTTAAGGCGTATTTCCATTGATGAGTTTGCCACTCATAATGGGCATGTATATAAGACCATAGTTGTAGATTTGGATAATGGTCATATTGTTTATGTCGGTGATGTCAATGGGAAGAATGCCCTTGATGGTTTCTGGGACCGTCTCGGCAAGGACAAAGAACATATACAAGCAGTATGTACAGACCTTTCTGCAGCATATACAAGATCTGTAAGTGAGCATCTTCCCAATGCAGCACTTGTAGTAGCCCACTTTCATGTAACCAAGCTTATGAACGAAAAGCTGGACTTGCTAAGAAGACAGTTATGGCATGTGGAAAAGGACGTCAACAAGCGTAAAGTAATCAAAGGAACACGTTGGTTGTTGCTTAGAAATGGAAATGATATTTTTGATTATGCACACAGAAATAGACTGGAGAACGCCCTAAGCCTAAACCGTCCGCTAATGATTGCCTATTATCTCAAAGAAGATCTTAAGGAAATATGGAATCAGTGTAGTAAGCAAAAGGCTAAAGCTGTGTTGGATGAATGGGTAAAGCAAGCTATAGAATCCAAAATACAGCCATTAATGAAAATGGCGTCAACTATTAGAGCATACAAGACATATATATTAGCATGGTATGACCATTATATAACAAACGGAACTATAGAAGGAATTAACAACAAAATAAAGGTTTTGAAAAGACAGATATATGGGTTCAGAAATGAAGAATACTGCAAATTAAGACTATATGCACTGCATGATAGACGTCTACGCATTTAA